A window of the Deltaproteobacteria bacterium HGW-Deltaproteobacteria-18 genome harbors these coding sequences:
- a CDS encoding ABC transporter substrate-binding protein: protein MKVAKCIVVLAVYLLASVPAFAADAIKIGAILSVTGPASFLGEPEKNTLIMLQDQLNAAGGVNGQMLEVIVYDDESDVNKCVMAAKKLLDQDQVAVVIGPSISGNTLAISKFFSSAEVPLVSCAAAEKIVRPVDPWVFNTPQLDRHAVTRILLDAKAKGYSRLAILTVSDGYGQAGRNVLKELIPAQGFELAADEVYGPKDTDMTAQLTKIKGSGADAIICWGTNPGPAVVARNRVQLGLTVPLYMSHGVASNKFIELAGEAAEGLVLPAGRLVAVDQVPADHPQKAALEAYVAGYTKTYGTQVSSFGGYAHDAFALVMEAISKGGSAKSADIRGNLEKISGFAGTSGVYTYSPDNHNGLDESAFIMVTIENGTWKVLN from the coding sequence ATGAAAGTGGCGAAATGTATCGTTGTGCTTGCAGTGTATCTGCTTGCGAGTGTTCCCGCCTTTGCGGCCGATGCCATCAAGATAGGCGCCATTCTTTCCGTGACCGGTCCGGCGTCCTTTTTGGGCGAGCCCGAAAAAAACACGCTGATCATGCTCCAGGACCAACTCAACGCAGCCGGCGGGGTGAACGGGCAGATGCTCGAAGTCATCGTTTACGACGACGAATCCGACGTCAACAAGTGCGTCATGGCCGCCAAGAAGCTGCTCGATCAGGACCAGGTGGCCGTAGTTATCGGGCCCAGCATTTCTGGCAATACCCTGGCCATTTCCAAGTTTTTTTCTTCCGCCGAGGTTCCGCTGGTTTCTTGCGCAGCCGCAGAGAAGATCGTGCGCCCTGTCGATCCGTGGGTGTTCAATACGCCGCAGCTTGATCGCCACGCCGTGACCAGAATTCTCCTGGACGCCAAGGCCAAGGGGTATTCGCGGCTCGCCATTCTGACCGTCTCCGACGGCTACGGCCAGGCCGGTCGCAACGTCCTGAAGGAACTCATCCCCGCGCAGGGATTCGAGCTTGCCGCCGATGAGGTATACGGGCCCAAGGACACGGACATGACCGCGCAGCTGACCAAGATCAAGGGCTCTGGCGCCGATGCCATCATTTGCTGGGGCACCAATCCCGGCCCGGCAGTGGTTGCGCGCAACCGCGTGCAGCTCGGTCTGACCGTGCCTCTGTACATGAGCCACGGCGTGGCCTCGAACAAGTTCATCGAGCTTGCCGGGGAAGCCGCCGAAGGGCTTGTCCTGCCCGCCGGGCGGTTGGTGGCAGTGGATCAGGTCCCGGCCGATCATCCCCAGAAGGCGGCGCTTGAAGCCTATGTGGCTGGATACACCAAAACCTACGGCACCCAGGTCTCGTCTTTCGGCGGCTATGCCCACGATGCCTTCGCTCTGGTTATGGAAGCCATCTCCAAGGGCGGTTCCGCCAAATCCGCCGATATCCGCGGCAACCTGGAGAAGATTTCAGGCTTTGCGGGTACCTCGGGAGTGTACACCTATTCGCCCGATAACCATAACGGCCTCGACGAGTCCGCGTTCATAATGGTCACCATCGAGAACGGCACCTGGAAGGTCTTGAACTAA
- a CDS encoding 30S ribosomal protein S20: MANHKSALKRHRQSLKARERNRMMKTRVKNATKALHAAIESKDTEAVTTALKNVTAILDKAASKKIVHWRTAARKISRLSVASNKI, translated from the coding sequence TTGGCCAATCACAAGTCTGCCCTGAAGAGACACCGCCAGAGCCTGAAGGCCCGTGAGCGCAACAGAATGATGAAAACTCGGGTGAAGAATGCCACAAAGGCTTTGCATGCAGCCATCGAGTCCAAAGACACCGAAGCTGTCACAACTGCCCTGAAGAACGTCACCGCCATTCTGGACAAGGCCGCGAGCAAGAAGATTGTACACTGGCGTACAGCAGCCAGAAAGATTTCCAGGCTCTCCGTGGCCTCGAACAAAATCTAG
- a CDS encoding glycine--tRNA ligase subunit beta has product MRHFVLEIGVEEMPARFLPLLDRELADRFVAHLSETGLEYGRVATASTPRRLVVDISGLADMQKTEEIVVSGPPARIAFDADGNPTKAGLGFAKSQDVDFERIYVEKTDKGEYLALKKTVGGRTAVEILSEACRAILPNLTFPKKMQWMGKECTFGRPVRWILAMLDSDVVPFDFAGLTASSQTRGHRVMGPGPFAVSHADDYARILAEEGKVILDAADRKHAIKAEGDRLADEVGGSVEWSQSLLDQVANLVETPRAMLGGFHEKFLELPAEVLLTSMETHQKSFGLRGADGKLLPYFLTAANIESREPALVRKGWERVLRARLEDARFFWEADCAATFDHWLDKLDRVIFIGPLGTMGEKTRRLEKLCSFIASSVAPELQDAMARAGRLSKADLVSEMVYEFDDLQGKMGGIYARLKGESEVVAQALYDQYLPAGQDSDLPSSMAGAILSLADKLDNLAGCFGLGMMPTGAADPYALRRNALGACRIILELGLKVDISVLLRQAQQGYAGVNWKFGEDEALEKLMDFFGQRLRAYWNGQGVPTLVLEAAMAPGFADIHDTWLRVNALAEFSREDDFEASVLTFKRAANIIRKQADQDLSGVVREDLLEVDAEKSFWATLQGIEPVWVELAATADYPNMLSRLRVLRPAVDEFFDGVMVMCEDPGLRANRLNLLYRLVNTLGRIADFGKFQV; this is encoded by the coding sequence ATGAGGCATTTTGTTCTTGAAATCGGTGTGGAGGAAATGCCGGCGCGTTTCCTGCCCCTTCTGGACCGGGAACTGGCGGATCGTTTTGTGGCCCATCTGTCCGAGACGGGCCTGGAATACGGCCGCGTCGCCACGGCATCAACCCCGAGGCGGCTGGTGGTCGATATCTCAGGCCTGGCCGACATGCAGAAGACCGAGGAGATAGTGGTATCGGGCCCTCCGGCGCGCATCGCCTTCGACGCCGATGGCAATCCGACCAAGGCCGGACTGGGATTCGCCAAGTCCCAGGACGTGGATTTCGAGCGGATCTACGTGGAAAAGACGGACAAGGGCGAGTATCTGGCCCTGAAGAAAACCGTGGGAGGGCGAACTGCAGTCGAGATCCTGTCCGAAGCCTGCCGGGCGATTCTGCCGAATCTGACTTTTCCCAAGAAAATGCAGTGGATGGGCAAGGAATGCACCTTTGGGCGCCCGGTGCGCTGGATTTTGGCCATGTTGGACAGTGATGTTGTTCCTTTCGACTTTGCCGGCCTCACGGCTTCCAGCCAGACCAGGGGGCACCGGGTCATGGGTCCTGGGCCCTTCGCGGTGTCTCATGCCGACGATTACGCCCGGATTCTTGCCGAAGAGGGCAAGGTCATCCTGGACGCCGCCGACCGCAAGCATGCCATCAAGGCCGAGGGCGACAGGCTTGCCGACGAAGTGGGCGGCAGCGTCGAGTGGTCGCAGTCCCTGCTCGATCAGGTCGCCAATCTGGTCGAGACGCCTCGCGCCATGCTCGGCGGGTTTCATGAAAAATTTCTTGAGCTTCCGGCCGAGGTCCTGCTGACCAGCATGGAGACGCATCAGAAAAGCTTTGGCCTGCGCGGTGCGGACGGAAAGCTGCTGCCGTATTTTTTGACCGCCGCCAACATCGAGTCCCGCGAACCGGCACTTGTGCGCAAGGGCTGGGAGAGGGTGCTTCGCGCCCGCCTGGAGGACGCCCGCTTTTTCTGGGAGGCCGACTGCGCCGCGACCTTCGATCACTGGCTGGACAAGCTGGACAGGGTCATCTTCATCGGGCCTCTGGGCACCATGGGCGAAAAGACCCGCAGGCTTGAAAAGCTCTGTTCCTTCATCGCGTCAAGCGTCGCTCCCGAGCTGCAGGACGCCATGGCCCGCGCGGGACGCCTCTCCAAAGCCGATCTGGTTTCGGAGATGGTTTACGAATTCGATGACCTGCAGGGCAAGATGGGCGGCATCTACGCCCGTCTCAAGGGGGAGAGCGAGGTCGTGGCCCAGGCTCTCTACGATCAGTACCTTCCTGCGGGGCAGGATTCGGATTTGCCTTCAAGCATGGCCGGCGCCATCCTGTCTCTGGCCGACAAGCTCGATAACCTTGCCGGGTGCTTTGGCCTGGGCATGATGCCCACGGGTGCTGCCGACCCGTACGCGCTGCGCCGCAACGCCCTTGGCGCGTGCCGCATCATTCTGGAATTGGGACTCAAGGTCGATATCTCGGTCCTGCTGCGCCAGGCTCAGCAGGGTTATGCCGGAGTAAACTGGAAGTTCGGCGAGGACGAGGCCCTGGAAAAGCTCATGGATTTCTTCGGGCAGCGCCTGCGCGCCTACTGGAACGGCCAGGGTGTTCCGACCCTGGTGCTGGAGGCGGCCATGGCTCCCGGTTTTGCCGACATTCACGATACCTGGCTGCGTGTGAACGCCCTGGCGGAATTCAGCCGCGAAGATGATTTCGAAGCTTCGGTGCTGACCTTCAAACGTGCGGCGAACATCATCCGTAAGCAGGCCGATCAGGATCTTTCGGGCGTGGTGCGCGAGGACCTTCTTGAGGTCGATGCGGAGAAATCGTTTTGGGCCACGCTGCAGGGGATCGAGCCTGTTTGGGTCGAACTGGCGGCGACGGCGGACTATCCGAACATGCTGTCCCGTCTGAGGGTGCTGCGCCCGGCCGTGGACGAATTCTTCGACGGGGTCATGGTCATGTGCGAAGATCCCGGACTGCGTGCCAATCGCTTGAATTTGCTTTATCGACTGGTCAACACCCTGGGGCGCATCGCGGATTTTGGAAAATTCCAAGTCTAG
- the glyQ gene encoding glycine--tRNA ligase subunit alpha encodes MNFQDVITNLQRFWADQGCVLQFPYDMEVGAGTFNPSTFLRVLGPEPWKVAYPESTRRPTDGRYGENPNRLQHYFQFQVILKPSPANVLELYLDSLGVLGIDKHVHDIRFVEDDWESPTLGAWGLGWEVWLNGMEVTQFTYFQQVGGINLEPISCEITYGVERLCMYLQEKESVYDLAWNDHVTYGQVYHQAEVEHSKYNFDHSSQDMLLGFFNSCEAESAKLCEAGLPWPAYDFCLKCSHTFNLLDARGAISITERAKYIARVRALASNVARLYVEQREAMGHPLLKS; translated from the coding sequence ATGAATTTTCAGGACGTCATTACCAACCTGCAGCGTTTCTGGGCCGATCAGGGCTGTGTGTTGCAGTTTCCATACGACATGGAAGTCGGGGCGGGAACGTTCAACCCGTCCACTTTTTTGCGGGTGCTGGGGCCCGAGCCATGGAAGGTGGCCTATCCCGAATCCACCCGCAGGCCTACGGACGGGCGCTACGGCGAGAACCCGAACCGTCTGCAGCATTATTTCCAGTTCCAGGTCATCCTGAAGCCCTCTCCGGCCAATGTTCTGGAACTTTATCTGGACAGCCTCGGGGTTCTCGGCATCGACAAGCACGTCCATGACATCCGCTTTGTCGAGGACGACTGGGAGAGCCCGACGCTTGGCGCCTGGGGCCTGGGCTGGGAAGTGTGGCTCAACGGCATGGAAGTGACCCAGTTCACCTATTTTCAGCAGGTCGGGGGCATCAATCTTGAGCCTATAAGCTGCGAGATCACCTACGGTGTGGAGCGGCTGTGCATGTATCTGCAGGAAAAGGAGTCAGTCTACGACCTGGCCTGGAACGACCATGTGACGTATGGGCAGGTCTATCATCAGGCCGAGGTGGAGCACTCCAAATACAATTTCGATCACTCCAGCCAGGACATGCTGCTGGGGTTCTTCAATTCCTGCGAGGCCGAGAGCGCCAAGCTGTGCGAAGCCGGATTGCCCTGGCCCGCCTATGATTTCTGCCTGAAATGTTCCCATACCTTCAATCTGCTGGATGCGCGCGGCGCGATCTCCATCACCGAGCGGGCCAAGTATATCGCCCGGGTGCGCGCCCTGGCGTCGAACGTAGCCAGGCTTTACGTGGAGCAGCGCGAGGCCATGGGGCACCCGCTCCTGAAATCCTAA
- the recO gene encoding DNA repair protein RecO has product MEFSEKVLVLRVGTFREADCWVRFFSPTHGLLTAFAFGGRRSRKRFCGCLDQLSQVHFRVSQGRQEYLCLQEGTLINGFGELKRDLKKLGMVSNCVRFFESLPFTPDGYAPAHELLLETLEALDEDRPGSWFIPLMFRAKMAFSQGYQPDLQRCRQCGGPLDAHHRAVFAVQEGGLYCLRCPSGGGAKISTSRETLSLLFGLARSGPREWADWVPSAKVREECVRLVDAFVQCHLGLTCEGNRFVRS; this is encoded by the coding sequence ATGGAATTTTCTGAAAAGGTCCTGGTGCTGCGGGTGGGCACTTTTCGAGAAGCGGACTGCTGGGTCCGTTTTTTTTCTCCCACGCACGGCCTTCTGACCGCCTTCGCCTTTGGCGGACGCCGCAGTCGCAAGCGTTTCTGCGGCTGTCTGGATCAGCTCAGTCAGGTCCATTTTCGCGTCAGCCAGGGGCGGCAGGAGTATTTGTGCCTGCAGGAGGGCACGCTTATCAACGGCTTCGGGGAGCTCAAGCGTGATCTGAAGAAGCTCGGCATGGTCAGCAACTGCGTGCGGTTTTTCGAATCCCTGCCATTTACTCCCGACGGTTATGCCCCGGCCCACGAGCTTTTGCTCGAGACTCTCGAGGCCCTGGACGAGGACCGGCCGGGATCATGGTTCATCCCGCTCATGTTCCGGGCCAAGATGGCCTTCTCCCAGGGCTATCAGCCGGATCTGCAGCGGTGCCGGCAGTGCGGAGGACCGCTCGATGCCCATCACCGCGCCGTTTTCGCCGTGCAGGAAGGCGGGCTTTACTGCCTGCGGTGTCCTTCCGGCGGTGGTGCCAAAATTTCCACTTCCCGCGAAACCTTGAGCCTGCTTTTTGGCCTGGCCCGCTCCGGCCCCAGGGAATGGGCGGACTGGGTGCCTTCGGCCAAGGTGCGGGAAGAGTGCGTCCGTCTGGTGGATGCTTTTGTTCAATGTCATCTTGGCCTGACCTGCGAAGGCAATCGCTTCGTGCGGAGCTAG
- the mfd gene encoding transcription-repair coupling factor, producing MIIPQALQKLIDGAERQTRIFKSGPASQMSLAQALIEKGHNVVLVLPPSADLPLYDSLARLFSPADKNLSFWDRRWLRFPHYPVEESRRSPWPERWRTLFALARKKRGRGVLLPLENLIQKWPHPELLQREHLELSEGEEISQEDLLETLVNWGYARVSMVTAVGETSLRGDIMDIFCPGYDHPLRLEFFGDTLERVRLFEPMSQRSRADLKSLTILPVAGCIGADTYREEARSMFDGWLRLGEISKPVRAELEKELMQVQPHLPPSMYYPRTVGLEAWLPEGSIFVMAEAQDLRTKLDETSWAWQNFFRDDERQWPRHGLIQTPGDVRKTWEDNRQILCESLVMGVREDGLDLPEEGVSSFEDLFWTPESRSRPWRALMQELAVWRKTYAQTIFCFHTEQSRKKFLQLAAQDDHVLKTEYDATGRGIFALVGSLGHGMRLPWAEIQILPESVLQPGAPKAQRSAGKAFKGLDAFDELECGDLLVHRDYGLCRFGGLHRIKFGDVANDYLLLQYDGEDRLYLPVDRLGQVQRYKGPDGAAPALDRLGSAAWSKARERTRQSIAKIARDLVEMYAFRKITKGFQYNPISELYWEFEASFGFEETRDQEKAIADVLADMEKPEPMDRLVCGDVGFGKTEVALRAAFRAVLDGKQVALLCPTTVLAEQHYQTFRQRMEPFSITVGLLSRFVPAAAQKRTLEAVRRGQVDVLIGTHRMLSKDVEFSNLALLILDEEQRFGVKHKERIKKMRSTIDVLTLTATPIPRTLQLSLSGIRGLSVIETPPRDRKPVETSLLERDPAQLKAILERELARGGQVFWVYNRVQGLERVVEFVSSLVPGARVGMGHGQMKAQDLEETMHKFWHGELDVLVCTAIIESGLDFPRANTLIVDQAQLFGLGQLYQLRGRVGRSSEQAYAYFIIPDLDRLQETSRKRLKIILDMDYLGAGFKVAMEDLRLRGAGNILGEAQSGTIGKVGLDLFLEMLEEEVTRLRGGKVETEIEPELNLGFQALIPEEYVADGKERLHYYKALSSCHDEGAIVEIVDDMRDRFGSLPEALKTFVAVLMIKIDTRRLGAVRVDLFEERALIHWDETRHNIDLSKLMDWVGENAACARILPPAKLELRLSGASPTLAMHALKDMLLVLRERIRL from the coding sequence GTGATCATCCCTCAAGCCTTGCAGAAGCTCATCGACGGCGCCGAGCGTCAAACCAGAATCTTCAAAAGCGGTCCCGCCTCGCAGATGTCCCTGGCTCAGGCGCTGATCGAAAAGGGGCACAATGTCGTGCTGGTGCTGCCGCCGAGCGCGGATCTGCCCCTGTACGATTCCCTGGCTCGCCTCTTCTCGCCCGCAGACAAAAATCTTTCCTTCTGGGACCGACGCTGGCTGCGCTTTCCCCATTATCCAGTGGAAGAGTCGCGCCGTTCTCCCTGGCCGGAACGCTGGCGGACTCTTTTCGCCCTGGCACGGAAGAAGCGGGGGCGCGGAGTGCTCTTGCCGCTTGAAAACCTGATCCAGAAATGGCCGCATCCGGAACTTTTGCAGCGGGAGCACCTGGAGCTGTCGGAGGGTGAAGAGATATCCCAGGAGGATCTCCTGGAGACGCTGGTCAATTGGGGCTATGCGCGCGTGTCCATGGTCACCGCCGTGGGCGAGACCTCCCTGCGCGGCGACATCATGGACATCTTCTGTCCCGGATACGACCACCCGCTGCGACTGGAGTTTTTCGGCGATACCCTTGAAAGGGTGCGGCTCTTTGAACCCATGTCCCAGCGGTCCCGCGCCGACCTCAAATCCTTGACCATCCTGCCCGTGGCCGGATGCATCGGCGCCGATACCTACAGGGAAGAGGCCCGGAGCATGTTCGACGGATGGCTGCGTCTGGGAGAGATTTCAAAGCCTGTGCGGGCGGAACTTGAAAAGGAGCTGATGCAGGTTCAGCCGCACCTTCCGCCGAGTATGTACTATCCACGGACCGTGGGCCTGGAGGCCTGGCTGCCTGAAGGAAGCATCTTTGTAATGGCCGAGGCCCAGGACTTGCGGACCAAGCTCGACGAGACAAGCTGGGCCTGGCAGAATTTTTTTCGCGACGACGAGCGGCAATGGCCGCGCCACGGCCTGATCCAGACCCCCGGCGATGTGCGCAAGACCTGGGAGGACAACCGGCAGATTCTCTGTGAGAGCCTGGTCATGGGCGTGCGCGAGGACGGGCTGGACCTGCCGGAAGAGGGGGTAAGCTCCTTTGAGGATCTGTTCTGGACTCCGGAAAGCCGCTCCAGGCCATGGCGTGCGCTGATGCAGGAGCTTGCCGTCTGGCGCAAGACCTACGCCCAGACCATCTTCTGTTTCCATACCGAACAGTCCCGCAAGAAATTTCTGCAGCTCGCGGCCCAAGACGACCATGTGCTCAAAACCGAGTACGACGCCACGGGCAGGGGAATCTTCGCGCTGGTAGGCTCCCTCGGGCATGGCATGCGCCTGCCCTGGGCCGAAATTCAGATTCTGCCCGAGTCCGTGCTCCAGCCGGGTGCTCCCAAGGCGCAACGCAGCGCGGGCAAGGCGTTCAAGGGTCTCGATGCTTTCGATGAGCTTGAATGCGGGGACCTTCTGGTCCATCGCGACTACGGCCTGTGCCGCTTTGGCGGCTTGCATCGCATCAAGTTCGGAGATGTCGCCAACGACTATCTTCTGTTGCAGTACGACGGTGAGGATCGGCTCTATCTGCCCGTGGACCGCCTGGGTCAGGTGCAGCGCTACAAGGGGCCGGACGGCGCAGCCCCGGCCCTGGACCGCCTGGGCAGCGCGGCCTGGAGCAAGGCCCGCGAGCGCACCCGCCAGTCCATCGCCAAGATCGCGCGCGATCTGGTCGAGATGTACGCCTTCCGCAAGATCACCAAGGGGTTTCAGTACAATCCCATCTCGGAGCTTTACTGGGAATTCGAAGCCAGCTTCGGGTTTGAGGAGACGCGCGACCAGGAGAAGGCCATCGCCGACGTCCTGGCCGACATGGAGAAGCCCGAGCCCATGGACCGGCTGGTCTGCGGCGATGTGGGCTTCGGCAAGACCGAAGTGGCCCTGCGCGCGGCCTTCAGGGCAGTCCTGGACGGAAAGCAGGTGGCCCTGTTGTGTCCGACCACCGTCCTGGCCGAACAGCATTACCAGACTTTCAGGCAGCGCATGGAGCCGTTCTCCATCACTGTGGGCCTGCTCAGCCGCTTTGTTCCCGCTGCCGCGCAGAAGCGGACCCTGGAAGCCGTGAGGCGCGGGCAGGTGGACGTTCTGATCGGCACCCACCGGATGCTCTCCAAGGATGTGGAATTCTCCAATCTGGCTCTCCTGATTCTCGACGAGGAGCAGCGTTTCGGCGTCAAGCACAAGGAGCGCATCAAGAAGATGCGTTCGACCATCGATGTCCTGACCCTTACCGCCACGCCCATTCCGCGTACCCTGCAACTGTCCCTTTCCGGCATCCGGGGCCTCAGCGTCATTGAAACCCCTCCGCGTGACCGCAAACCCGTGGAGACGTCCCTGCTGGAACGCGATCCGGCCCAGCTCAAGGCGATCCTGGAGCGCGAGCTGGCCCGGGGCGGTCAGGTTTTCTGGGTCTACAACCGGGTGCAGGGCCTGGAGCGGGTGGTGGAGTTCGTGTCCTCCCTGGTCCCCGGGGCCAGGGTGGGCATGGGGCATGGACAGATGAAGGCCCAGGATCTCGAAGAGACCATGCACAAATTCTGGCACGGCGAGCTCGACGTGCTGGTGTGTACGGCCATCATCGAGTCGGGTCTGGATTTTCCCCGCGCCAACACCCTCATCGTCGACCAGGCCCAGCTCTTCGGGCTCGGCCAGCTTTACCAGTTGCGCGGACGGGTGGGGCGCTCCAGCGAGCAGGCCTACGCCTATTTCATCATCCCCGACCTGGACCGCCTGCAGGAGACCTCGCGCAAGCGGCTCAAGATCATCCTCGACATGGATTACCTCGGGGCCGGTTTCAAGGTGGCCATGGAGGACCTGCGTCTGCGCGGGGCCGGGAACATTCTTGGCGAAGCCCAGTCCGGGACCATCGGCAAGGTGGGGCTGGACCTCTTCTTGGAGATGCTCGAAGAAGAGGTCACCAGGCTGCGCGGCGGAAAGGTCGAGACGGAGATCGAGCCCGAGCTCAACCTCGGCTTCCAGGCCCTCATCCCCGAGGAATACGTGGCCGACGGCAAGGAGCGCCTGCATTACTACAAGGCTTTATCCTCCTGCCACGACGAGGGGGCCATCGTCGAGATCGTGGACGACATGCGCGACCGTTTCGGCTCCCTGCCCGAGGCGCTGAAAACCTTTGTGGCCGTGCTCATGATCAAGATCGACACGCGCAGGCTGGGCGCGGTGCGGGTGGATCTGTTCGAGGAAAGGGCGCTTATCCACTGGGACGAAACCCGGCACAACATTGACCTTTCCAAACTCATGGATTGGGTGGGCGAAAATGCCGCCTGTGCCCGGATTCTGCCTCCGGCCAAGCTTGAGCTGCGCCTGTCCGGTGCCTCGCCGACCCTGGCCATGCATGCGCTCAAAGACATGCTGCTGGTGCTCAGGGAGCGGATCAGGCTGTGA
- a CDS encoding helix-turn-helix transcriptional regulator has protein sequence MNAKDSTCYQILLGLTEAHQDYFLARWSLRMEAAGYLQHTTAKRVDCMVALKEFLQPIIEDIEHDVIPDEFSSLLRRDNGWERFLIESSRRHRARGITFDMFLGCFKTFVYSLLDVIESMDAQYDRKVEARRLVRIYGDALEVLYLQDWIRIFPEFSDKKLDDMNRLLTLEKCRFENILNATSDLMFVVDGNGSVANINAAVKAVMGEASTLGRPIWEVLSLEGFSVEELLRYYPVGITCELAPIDETTIYRMQINPINSVSLASDQYIFVLTNMTTQAMQRQTLERIVDEKTEALRKEKAQLEEMNITLRNVLKSVGKEHEDHASNLAAKVNTLVLPALERIESENDPAIRKGYVTVVKDQLTRLLPRDSSGMPLLLKLTQMEMKVCQFIQSGHSNKDIADLMNLSVETIQTHRKNIRRKLGLLGKSISLYAHLNTMGLKDTLGR, from the coding sequence ATGAACGCAAAGGACTCCACATGTTATCAGATCCTGCTTGGGCTGACGGAAGCGCACCAGGACTACTTTCTCGCGCGCTGGTCCCTGCGCATGGAAGCTGCCGGGTATCTGCAACACACCACGGCAAAGCGCGTGGATTGCATGGTCGCCCTGAAGGAGTTTCTGCAGCCCATTATCGAAGACATCGAGCACGACGTCATCCCTGACGAATTCTCCTCACTGCTGCGGCGCGACAACGGCTGGGAACGCTTTCTGATCGAGTCGTCCCGCCGTCACCGCGCCCGCGGCATCACCTTCGACATGTTTCTGGGCTGCTTCAAGACCTTCGTCTACAGCCTGCTGGACGTCATCGAGAGCATGGATGCCCAGTACGACCGCAAGGTCGAGGCACGCAGGCTTGTCCGAATCTACGGAGACGCGCTGGAGGTCCTGTACCTGCAGGACTGGATCCGCATCTTCCCCGAGTTCTCGGACAAAAAACTCGACGACATGAACCGCCTCCTGACCCTCGAAAAGTGCCGCTTCGAGAACATCCTGAACGCCACTTCCGATCTCATGTTCGTGGTGGACGGCAATGGATCGGTGGCCAACATCAATGCCGCGGTAAAGGCGGTCATGGGTGAGGCATCGACGCTGGGTCGCCCGATCTGGGAGGTTCTTTCCCTCGAAGGCTTCTCCGTTGAGGAGTTGCTGCGCTACTATCCGGTCGGCATCACCTGCGAGTTGGCTCCGATTGACGAAACCACAATCTACCGGATGCAGATAAACCCCATCAACTCCGTGAGCCTGGCCAGCGACCAGTACATCTTCGTGCTGACCAACATGACCACGCAGGCCATGCAGCGTCAGACCCTGGAACGCATCGTCGACGAAAAGACCGAGGCGCTGCGCAAGGAAAAAGCTCAGCTCGAGGAGATGAACATCACGTTGCGCAACGTCCTCAAAAGCGTCGGCAAGGAGCACGAGGACCACGCCAGCAACCTGGCCGCCAAGGTCAACACCCTTGTTTTGCCTGCACTGGAGCGCATCGAGTCGGAAAACGATCCGGCGATCCGCAAGGGCTACGTCACCGTCGTCAAGGACCAGCTTACGCGCCTGCTGCCCCGGGACTCAAGCGGCATGCCCCTGCTCCTCAAGCTCACCCAGATGGAAATGAAAGTCTGCCAGTTCATTCAATCCGGCCACTCCAACAAGGACATAGCCGATCTCATGAACCTCTCCGTCGAAACCATCCAGACCCACCGCAAGAACATTCGCCGCAAGCTCGGCCTGCTCGGCAAGAGCATCAGCCTTTACGCCCATCTCAACACCATGGGGCTGAAAGACACACTGGGTAGATAA